The DNA region CCCGTCAGCGCCGAATCAACGAGGTCGGCGCGAAAGCGAAGATCCAGCCGGAGGTCGTCGTGACGAAGACACCGCTGCCTGTGGCGGCAATCCCGCCCGCCGGGTAGTCGTTGAAGAGATCGTCGAGAAAGCCCGTCGGGGGTAGCGGGGCTTTCCAAATCACGCGCGACTTCGAAAGAAACACCAGCTCCTTCTCGTCGTCGCTGTAGTAGCCGCGGACCGGGTCGTCGTCCGTCGGGTCGATCAAGAGATAGTGGGTGAACGGGACCGCCTGCGAAAGCGTTCCCTTCTTCAGCCCATCAATAGTCCATCGGCGGAAGCGCCCGTGCATGGAATCGAACGTGTAGAGCCTCCCCGCCGCAAACGTGCTGGCGGCTTCGTCACTGAATCCCGGATTGACGACTCGTCTCGACATGTCGCGGCCCGATTCCGGATCTAGTACGTGCAGCACGAAGGTGCCATCCGTCTGATCCTCGCCTACCACCAGAGCTCTCTGCGTGAACCGGATCGCACTGAACCCACCCGAGACATCCTTCTCGCTCCCTCTGTGTCGCCACAGCAGGGATCCGTCTTCCACACTGACCATGTCTACGCCAGCGTCCGAACTCACGGCGAGTCGTTGCCCCAGCCGCACGAAGTTGAGGTTCTCTCCACTGACATGCTTGCTCCAGATCGCCGACCCGTCGAGGCCAACCCGCCAGGTGTTGGGCAGGGGGCCACCGCGATTCGAGAGGGATGAGAACGAAAGGCTTAGGATGACCGAGTCCCCAACTGCGCGGACGTACGCAGCCAGTGCGTCAGCCGCAGGTCGGACAAATGCCCAACGCAGCACGCCGTCCTGAACACCCATTGCGCGCATGGTGACTTCTCCGTCACGCACGTACGAGATCAGGACTAGATCGCCGATGATGTACGGCACGGACGGTGCGACGCCATCGTGGTTGTGGTCACGAGGCGGT from Actinomycetota bacterium includes:
- a CDS encoding PQQ-binding-like beta-propeller repeat protein, which produces MRIAKGRRGLAVALGFALVASGCQANTKPPAIDLTPERFTYEDGTIGELDWAEGPQPPLTQVWSYDANDALGQPVAASGRVLVSSLHQTYAFDNAGRLVWEYRPPRDHNHDGVAPSVPYIIGDLVLISYVRDGEVTMRAMGVQDGVLRWAFVRPAADALAAYVRAVGDSVILSLSFSSLSNRGGPLPNTWRVGLDGSAIWSKHVSGENLNFVRLGQRLAVSSDAGVDMVSVEDGSLLWRHRGSEKDVSGGFSAIRFTQRALVVGEDQTDGTFVLHVLDPESGRDMSRRVVNPGFSDEAASTFAAGRLYTFDSMHGRFRRWTIDGLKKGTLSQAVPFTHYLLIDPTDDDPVRGYYSDDEKELVFLSKSRVIWKAPLPPTGFLDDLFNDYPAGGIAATGSGVFVTTTSGWIFAFAPTSLIRR